From the genome of Halictus rubicundus isolate RS-2024b chromosome 2, iyHalRubi1_principal, whole genome shotgun sequence, one region includes:
- the LOC143362782 gene encoding PDZ and LIM domain protein 3 has translation MSAMEIVIPLSRSDNQPWGLRLSGGVDFSFPLTVVRLTIGGLADRAGVRAGDLVVKINGETIQHLRHNEVHERLIKAGNEFKLTVLRNFKPEPTAKHE, from the exons ATGTCAGCCATGGAAATAGTGATTCCACTCTCAAGGAGTGACAACCAACCTTGGGGTCTTCGCCTATCTGGAGGAGTTGACTTCAGCTTTCCCTTAACTGTTGTCAGG CTGACTATCGGAGGTCTGGCCGATCGAGCTGGTGTGCGTGCTGGCGACCTGGTTGTCAAAATAAACGGAGAGACTATACAGCACTTGAGACACAACGAAGTTCACGAACGCCTCATCAAAGCCGGAAACGAATTTAAATTGACCGTTCTGCGAAATTTTAAACCCGAACCAACTGCTAAACACGAATAA